aatggtcactcgcagCCATGTTggtgcgagatctgggaccataccccttcactaaTGGTGGTTGTTCTGAAAATCAAATCTGGTGTCAAATGGAGTGTGACATACTCAAAGATCAGAGACAAATACTACTTCATGGATGGGTTGGGGGTACAGTGGAGTGGTGTGGTGGTGAAgttgtggtggtggagtggtgatGGTGAGGTTTAGGttatttatttgtatatatattatatattaaaagtTAATGCATTAAAGACTTGTACACCAGATATAAACTTGTACTTTGtgtgtaaatgaccaaattaccctcatagttaacagacttggtggatggtgttagaaatttggactcaaatggttaagaaaagtggctatagggactcagggcgttaaacattttgattttggactcaagtggttaaaacacataaaacacaggaactcaaaaagtaatttaccctaatatAAACTATAGGCATTGGATCAAGTACAAGAGACAAAAGGCGTGCGAAGAGTACGTGAGATTCTGAGCCTGATGTGTGTCCTTTTTATTTAAGGAGGGaaagggtattttcgtctttttaccAGATAGCAGAAAATACATAATCACGTAatgttacgtaattacgtaatggTACATAGTCATGTAGTGTTACGTAATTACGTACTgaacataatcacgtaacgttataCAAAATCATGTAACAATATACAAAAATCACGTAAAGTTACCCTTGTTTCACGAATAAATTGCATATTACGTAATTACGAACGGGTACATAATCACGTAGCAATATACTTGTTTCTGAATATAATGAATGTTACGTAATTACTTAGGCTTATGAAATCATCTATTCACGTAACCACATAGCTTTGTAAAACAAAATCTCTTAAAAATTAACGAAACTATAGCAATACCCTagtcaaattaaagagaatgaaatgctcgttaatacaATGTAATTTAAAAAAACTATTATCATATGCAAATGTTATAGCTGTTTGAAAATCAATTGGGTATTTGGTTGAATGACAGAAATAcctttatgtttatttgtttttcaattatagtatcattttatttacaaaattgccactGATAAAATTGTAGCCCTTTATTTTTAGGAATCTAAGGTCAGGATTTTCACGTACACTTCGTACGTGAAATCCATCATGTACCCTATCCTCTCCCATAAACTatatattatctatatattaaaggGTAAATTACAAAATTTTCATGAAGCTTAGAAAACTATTCATGAGCCGAATTCAAGCTTTAGAAGTTGAACTTTAAACAAGCCGACTCGAACCTAAGCTCTCTAAAAGTTAAACGAGCTAAGCTTGAGGCTATACTAGTTGCGGCTCAGCTTGAATTATATACACCAGTAAATTCATAAGGGTAGAAATTGTACAAAAAGTTATCATTGAAGGACTATTTCTGTAAATCAGTATAGTCTGGTGGAGAACTCTATGTGGATTGTTGTGTCTCCAACAAGTCAAGAATCACTTCAAATATCTTCTTCTAAACTCCATTTTCGCACacccaaaacacacacacacacagatcAATCCGATCAAACCAAACCCAAACCCCAATCCAAAATGCAATACAAGAATCTCGGCCGATCTGGATTAAAGGTATCCCAGATATCATACGGAGCATGGGTCACTTTCGGCAACCAAATCGACGTCAAAGAAGCCAAAACCTTACTCCAATGCTGCCGCGACCACGGCGTAAACTTCTTCGACAACGCCGAGGTCTACGCTAACGGCCGGGCCGAAGAAATCATGGGCCAAGCCATCCGAGAGCTCGGATGGAAACGTTCAGACGTAGTGATTTCTACTAAGATATTCTGGGGTGGTCCTGGACCTAACGATAAGGGTTTGTCCAGGAAGCACATTATCGAGGGGACGAAAGCGTCGTTGAAGCGGTTGGATATGGAGTATGTTGATTTGATCTATTGTCATAGGCCGGATTCGTCGACCCCAATTGAAGAAACTGTGCGAGCAATGAATTATGTGATTAATAAAGGTTGGGCGTTTTATTGGGGGACTAGTGAGTGGTCTGCTCAGCAGATCACTGAGGCGTGTGAGATTGCGAAACGGTTGGGTCTTGTTGGGCCGATTGTTGAACAGCCTGAGTATAATATGATTTCAAGGCATAAGGTATAAACACAAAGAACTAgctaattgttttttttttaacttagtTTACACTTTACAATGCATAAGGTATTTGATTTGTGGAAAATTAGTTCTAGGGATcccttggttttaaaatgcgcgaATTAGGAGCGCGTAATGATGATGCCGTGATAAGATCGCATCACATGATATGATCTGATGCGGCGCCTTATGCGGTTGACTAGTATTTGAACAAACTAGACAATGATTGCAATGGGTATGATCAGTTTTTCAAATACGATTGAACAAATGTGACCATAGATGATGCGAAGATCTTATATTTTAGTGCTTAAAAGTCGACAAAGTAAAATATTATCTATTAATATAACTGTATTATAAAGAATGCCTCGCGTACGTCATGTGTCACGGAACGGCTtttaggctggagggtgtggtataaagcccctatgggctttatcacgccacatcagcgccatgtcacatagggggctttaaagcccctcCATTTAACTTGCATGCAATAGTTTAAagccccctattaaacaaaatacaaaaaaaaaataataataataaaataaagagaaagatttgattggttgaaaagaaTGGCCCCCACCTGCTTTTCCTTTAACGCTCGTTACTGCAATGGCGGAGCATcgatgccccccccccccccccccccccccctttggcgCCCAGGGGATGGGGTGGGGGTCTCTAACGAGTGTGATGTGGTAGGGGCGCTATACCACACCCCCTGGCCTTAGGATCAAAACGCATCGGATTACCATGTGCTGTTTTATAACCAAGAGTGATCCTGTTCTTTTGATGTGGAGAGATCTGGAATGTTGATGATGTTAATAGTGTATTTTGGAACTCTAATTGATGTTGTATAGATTGATATAGTGTTAGTGTGGATGCCTTTGATGAATCCCTTCTGAGTATATTTTTGTGTGTTCTGGATGTTGTGTTGTAGGTTGAAAACGAATACCTTCCTCTGTACACCAATTATGGAATCGGGCTTACTACTTGGAGTCCGCTTGCATCTGGAGTTCTGACCGGAAAGTATAATTCCGGAGTTCCAGCTGATAGTCGGTTCGCATTGGAGAACTACAAGGTTAAACTTTCATATTCTGTGTGAAGTAACCCTTGGTTCATATTGTTTGATTTTAACTCAGGAATCTTGGATGTTTTTAAagaagagttaaatgtcattttagtccctgtggtttgggtcattttgccagtttagtccaaaagtttcattttttcgCTTGtgtgtccaaaaaggtttcaccgttgccattttagtccactaggttaacttcatccattttttctgttaacaagaagggCAATTCAGGCTTTTTATATGGCCAAATttcccttctagttaacagaattacatataaaatgaccgaattgcccttcttgttaacataaaaaatgaattaagttaacccaatggactaaaatggcaacggcgaaatctttttggacccacatgcgaaaaatgaaacctttggactaaactggcaaaatggcccaaaccacagcgactaaaatgacatttaactctttaaagAATATAGAGTTATAAATTGTTAATTTTGACGTTTCTTTTGCAGAGTTTGGCAAGTAGATCATTGGTGGATGATGTGCTGAAGAAAGTTAGGAACTTGAAACCGATTGCAGATGAACTCAACGTACCCATGTCTCAGCTTGCGATTGCATGGTGTGCTGCAAACCCTAACGTATCGTCTGTTATTACTGGTGCTACAAAGGAGTCTCAGGTCAGATATTACTTGAACATTTAGTTTTAAGATATTGTAATTCTTGATATTCTAAACGTGACGTTTTTTGGGTTACCATCAAATGCAGATTCAAGAGAACATGAAGGCGATTGATGTTATTCCTAAGCTTACACCTGAAGTGATGGAGAAGATTGAAGCTGTTATTCTGACCAAACCAAAGCGACCCGAATCATTTAGGTAAGGATATTAATAAAAACGACGTTTTTAGTGGCAATCATTTCACATTCGGAATTTTGTTACGTTTGcaagtttgttttcaaattaGGCAAGAGTTGTCTTTTGCGAACAATGTTGTTGTGAAGCTTTCGGAGTCTATTGTGAACCTATATATGTTTTTATGTTTCTTTGAGTGTATTTGACTTGTTTAAAGCATTGATTTGAGTGTCATACAATATTGTTTTCATTCATAATTTCATATCTTAGACGggttaacgggtcaaataaaaagATTTTCGAAAAGGGAATGGGTCAAAGGGTTATATCCCCTTCTCGtttcttttattaaaaaatttTAGATCATTTTATAATATCATTTTAACTATATATGCGCATGCGCACACActcatcatcatacttagtaaatcTCATCAATAGCAAacctaaggtagggtctgaggagggtaagatgtagacagtcttacctctacaCCGTAGGAATAAAGATACTGCTTCCAATGATACCCCCGGCTCCATAGTAGTCTTTCGGCTATCGACACGACCACGTGATGCATGATGAACCATCCCTTGCTTTTAATGTTATTTTtgacgaaattagtaaaataaggTTAAATCTATAAAGAAAATATTAAAAATGTTTGTGGATCTAACTAGGCTTATGTTGACATGTACCCCATGTTAACATGTTCAGAAAAATGGTCTAACCTGTGATGGGACCACAATGCATGTTACACAGGGTTTCAGCCATTGTAGAATGAGTATTGGGTCCATCCCTAACAGATAGATTACCAAACTGGAATAATTATTACTTGATGAAGTATTTGTTATGCCGTCTAATCAAATAATAATTCTCATTTTATGTGTTTCTTTCTTGCATATAAAAGAACTTATGCATTGAATTTTGTTTGAACACAAATGGTGATTTGACATAATCTTTAGTCAGTGGGATTTTTAAAAAAATCAATAAGTCAATAAATTATTTCAAAAAGCAATCCCTAACTTGCCCTTAATGATGCTACATGACAGAAAGTAGATACGTGACCCGTTAGTCGCTGGCTATAGATTTAATTAATCTCTTAAACGATTACATACGTATAACACACCAGAAAAACGATTAAAATTCGCAGTTCTCTTAATTATTATTCTACATCACTTTAAttgtgattttttttaattagatTTGGTTTAGAGCGTGTTATATAGATCCATTATGGTGTATATTCATGTAGATAGAGATAAAACTAGTTCAAATGGTATTGAGACCctgcgttgcggcggggcgtaaaactgCAAAACAAACTAGTATTGATATGTCGTCATGAATTTGTACTTTGAATACGTAACGTTGTAGATAAAAAAACCCATCTAACCTGGACGTTCGAAGCCGGGTCACAAAAATCTTAGACTAATTGACACAAATAAGATTTTAAGAAAGCGTTCATAATATATCAAAGAGAATGGTAACGCGTGTAACATCAACACAAAGTTGTTCAAAATTATAagagttattggattttatcacccccaatTATTGATGTTTGGCCGTtgtcacccccaactatcactttaaCGCCTACCATCCCCAACTAAACATTTGGGTTGCGATATCACTACTCAGGTTAATAGACTCTTTAACTGCGTTAGTTTTTTTTGTTGACTTGACATATTTATCTGACTTGGCAAGATGATATGGTGGTTTAATCAATTCAATCATAATTCACATCTCTATCATCAACACACTCAACTACccataaagtaaaataaaaaaaaaaaaaaacatataaaaccaGATATAAAAAATAGAGAAAGTGCAAAATACAATCGAGCTTATCGTGCGATGCATACGCTAACAGGAGATTGCACCGCGTGTCACTGTCATAGCGTGCGTGATTATGTATAGAACGTGCGTAAATCCGAAACACTTGAATACTCCAGAACTTGGGTATTTCGGAACTCAAGTAATTCGGAACTTATGTGAAATTATGcaataacatgcgtgattatgtatATAACGTGCGGAATTCAGAAATATATGGTGAAATCCAGAATACTTGAATACTCCGGGACTTTGGGTAATTCGGAACTTATGTGCGACTGTGATAGTCGCGTACGCACCGCACGATAACAAACATTGTACGTTAACCACCTGCCAGATTAACAATCTTGTGAGTAGCTTCATCAATGAGCCCATCCTTCACCTCCAGATCTCCATGAACCGCCTGCTGAGAAACAGAAACATCCTTCTGATCCAAATAACCTGTGCCGCCACCAATAAACTGCCGATGATGACCATGATTATGCCGCTGGTGATGCTGCTGCTCCTGATGATGACGACACTGAAGCGCCACATGACGAGGATGATAATGATGACCGTGATGACTCTGAATCGGCACCGGAACAGCCACTGGCACATGCGTCAGGATCGGAGCATGAAACGGAGAATTAGGAGACGGATATACATGAATTATCCCCGGTGACGTTGACGGATGCGATATCATGAGCCGCGGCTGAGTTGGGACGGAAGTAGATGACGTCACGGCGGCAGAAACGATGGAGGAGGTAGATGACGTCCGGTGGTTTGGCGTTCAATTGGCTGAATGAAACATTAAGTCTGAGAGACTGATTGTTGTTATCAGTTGAAATTGAAGTAGAAATAGGTGAGTGTAGGGTTTGAGATTCATACTCTAAATATATAAATATGAAATTTAAAAAATGTCATACTGCCTTGGATCAAAAGGTATACAAATGATTTATAGAGTATAACCCAAAATTGGTTACAATCAAAAGCAACTTGTATTATACTACTCCAAGAAGACATACTCTTAGCCCATTAAAATAAAAACTAGCGAATCAAGTGACCGATGATTTGCATACCGGGCATGATGTTTTCCTTCTAAGCCATTCATCTATGCACtgcgaaaaaaaaaaaattaggtttATCAAGATGCTTGGAAAacaatatgaaaaataaaaaattaaagagTGCCCTACATCTTTGTGAAATTTATGAAGGCAAGGAAGATGTCGTATCGTTTCACCGACATTAGGAGCTTCAAGACAAATCGCACACTCTTGGAGATTTTCCGCCTGCATGGTTAACTACGTTTTAAGTACGAATAGCAAAAGAACAACAAAAAACGAACCACTGAGTCTTGGCTCAgtggccaccgacacccgctTTAAACCGGCCCGGCCCTTGAGTTCGCGGGTTCGAAACCTGGTAACCCCAGGCTCTTCGTTCCCCTCAGGTTGGCAGGGTTGTCGCCGCCAGGCAACGTTGTCGGGTCGCTAGCTTGGGAAGTGGGATCActtccgcggtcaggggtaccgtgcatcTACCCTTTTTTTAAGAACAACAAAAAACGGCTGCACCTGCGCTAGAGGTGTAATTTTCAAATATGACACCAACTTAACAAGAGCCGAGAACACATTTAGATAAACGGGTTGTGTTCGGGTCTACTAGGCGGGTTTCCGGTTTTCCTCTTTATTTTTATAGATTCTTTAGAAAAACGTGGTTTATGTTCACAACTTAAACTTGTTGAATATCTTACGTAAAAACTAAAAGAAATATAAGAGAAAAGATTTTACAGTTTAAAGTAATTATCTTATAAAACTTTTTATTACTGagtgtatatttttttttataaaaataggcAAAAAAACAAATTTCTGGGTTATGTTAGACTTGATTTTGGGTTTGTAAACACGACCCACTTAGCGCCCCTAAGTCCTGCACATAGCATTAACGACTATATTTACCTGAACTGTTGACTGTGGCAAATTATTTATTTGAGCATTAGTTGCACCTCCATGTTGGTGATTGTTATCATCAAGAGCGAGCAACATTTCATAATCATTCCTGAAGGGTGAAAAAGCAATTACACAGATAAAGGCTATAGCAATGACGTTTAAACGAAAAACACATTTTGTACAAAAGATATGTAATTTAATATCTTACTCGTTGAATTCTCGTCCTACTTGAAACAAGTTATTAGGGAACTCCATATCGTTAAACAAGTTATTAGGCAACTCCATATCGTTAAACGCCTCTAGCGCTTCAAGTATATGCATTCTCTGCACACAAAATGAAAGTAAAGGATGCAAAACATGATTTtacatagaaaataataaaagtaaaaaacatttaacaaaaagacaAGTTTATTACCATGTCAACATCCATGTTTGAAGGAAATATGGAACTCCTTGTTGATATCGTACGTGGGCGTCCTGGGAACCGCCCTCTCATTCTAGCCAATATTGTGGAACTAGAAGTTTGTGTCCTATTACTTAGAACGCTCCGGGAAGAACTTGACCGTGCGTGCTGTTGCAGGTTTAAAACTTTAGAAGACGCAAATTTtaaaaaggaaaacaaaacaaTAAGAGGCTAACATACAGAAGTAGAACGGCCACGACCACGACCCCGACCCCGACCACGAGCATGTAGACTGCGTTCCTGCTGCATCGCCATTGCCAATGCATGGTGTGAGTCCATCTGCAGGTAAAATTAATAAAGTTACCTTCAAAGTATATGTGGCAAATTGCAAACACCGCCCAAAGTGTAAACTCAAAGCACGGTTTGAATTAGTAAAACTtggttttatttttgtaattttaaataTGTGAGATCATAAAAGGCAAAAAAGGAAAATGAGAATCACAACTCTTAACACTTAGAAAATTAGAAAAAAATAACGATGAATTAAACTTTATCATAAATATAGTAAAGCTTAAATAATGAAAAACGTGCGAGGTTGATGAAAACGAAATAAAGATGTATTAAATGTAATATTAAAAAGGAAATTGGGTAAATATTAAACGGGTCAAGATCCTCGTGTAAGTTAAATGAGTATACGGTTTAGGCGAAAACAACTAAATTAAGGTTGCCTAAAATTGGTCATGTGTCCCCTAAGATTTTTGTTTATTGGGTTTAGGTATAAggtataataaataaataataatatagaGATAGAGAAGAGATAGGGATTGGGATAGAGATAGAAATAGTAAAGATTTAACATGTATATTCCTATATTGTAGAaattaaaaattaataattaaattagAATTAGTGTAAATGTGAGAAAGTGATTCTGGTAGTGACACGTGGCATTCTTAGGAATcatttaggggttgtttggcaacttctgaatggttaagtgctgaatcagtaagaagtctgaaccattaagtgttgaatcagtaaaaggtctgaatcattagtataatgcttaaccgttcagaggcaaatgtctgagcaattcagattagaggtcttaaccattcagactcagtttaaaacttaaccattcagaggcaaatgtctgaaccattcagacatctgctcatgaaacaaacagtctgaacaaGTAAGAGGcttattaagaggtaaacaaacagccccttagtataATAACGATTATTAGGCATATACTTTTTTGACACACAAATTACTAATAAATAATTTGGACAAGCTTTCAGTTTGACCCAACAAGCATGTTTTAACCCATACCAACGAATTAactgttttgacttttgactttttATCTAACCAACCTGTTTCACTATTTCTAGATATATAACATAAAAGATAGAAAAAGTAAGAAACCTCGTCAACTCCAAATCCAGCTGGCGATTCATTGTATAACTGCTCCTGCAGTTCTCTAGCCAGCCTCTCATCCGCTTCCAACTGTAACGCCCTAACAGTCGAATCCTCATTACTACTGGACCCCTTGTTTCTACCTTCATGAGATAACTCCTCAATCACGATCGCTTGATCTGAACTGCCAGCCCCACGACGGTTCTTGTTTCTAATTGATCTTGAACTCGAAGGACCCGCATTTAGGCTAGATGACGCCACGTCAGCGTTATTAACATATACCGCATCCTCTTCCCTTATATTACTAGAACCAACACCCTCCTTCTGTCTTTTTGTAAATTGCGCACGCTCTAAATCATCGAAATGGTTGTTAAAACTACTAGAGGTACTTCCGTTTCTGAGGTCCGCGTGTACCTTGCCGTTCTTTAATTGGCCGTTAACAGAGCTAGATGCAGACTTACCTCTTGCTATGTTTTGATCGCTGTTTACTGATGTGGGGTCTACCTTTCTCGTATTACCGTGGGTGGTTATCCATCCTTTCGAGTCTTTATTAGCATTGGTTGCTTCTTTTAAAACTACAGGCCTCCTGCAAGTGAACCACAGTTGACTTAAATCCAAAATTCTAACAAAATATGTTTTAACAATTCTCGAAAAATACATACTGAGCCGGCCAGATTGGTTGGGTCGGCCGAACCAgccggttttcatggatttgctGGTTTTTGAcaaacaatattaaaaaaaattgtgttatattttaaaaaatgatACAAATTGTTCATGAATATAACATATATACACAACTTTatatttctaaaaaaataaataatagatgTTAACCGGCCGGTTCGGTTTACGTGGCCGGTTCCAAGTTCCAAACCATAAACCAGTAAAACCAATCGTACAAATTTTCAAATTGGTCAAATCGGCTGACCGTCTCTGTCGGTTTGGATGATTCTGTCGGTTTCTACCGTTTATGAACACCCCAACAAAAAACTAAGAGAAATAGAACCAACTGCTAAAACCTACCTTTGAGATAAATGTGTGTTTCTTGGGTCGGAATTTTCGAGAGAAATTGGATGATGAGATACACCTTTTCCCTTTAACCTATGTGCATCTTTAGCTTCGGAAATTATATCCTTAATATCAACCTTACTTGACGGACCATCAGACACGGTATGTGCCCCCGTGCTGATGTCATCCTTCTCTGCAACCGGTTTAGTTTTCGCTATGTTAAGAGGCGATATGCATCCATTTTTCACAAACCTTATATGCCTATTAACTCTCGATGGCGTGATAACCGATGAAGACGAACCATTTTCAGCTTTTTGTTGAGCGCCAAACGCAACTCGTTTTCCATTGTCAGATTTAGGACCCAACTTGATCGCGTTATTTAACCCATAAACATGATTCCGCCCGTTTTGTTCAGTCAAATCAACAAAACTACTAGAATTACTAGAAGTTTTCCCTTTATCATGGTGTGGGTGTTCTACTGTAGGCACAACATTCTTGGAAGACGGTGATTTCCCGAAACTGGTACCTGGGGAACTGTTGAAATTATCGGCTCGAACGAATAATCTTCGGCTCCCATTGAAGGCGACCGATTTGCCCTTTTCCCGTGGCTCGTTTCTCAGCTTTTGATTAAAGTGATCCCGATCGATCACACGGCAACTACTCGATCCATTACTATGATTTCCAGAGTTGTTGCCATCAGTATTAGATTTGTCATATGTTGTTATGAATCTCTCGGGGGTGTCGGGAACCTCCTCTATCTGATCAATGTCCATAAAATCCATATCCATATCCTACATAAGAATATACCATGGTTATCAGAGGCGGCTATATGAATTCACGTACCCTGTCCGAGCTCGAAAAAAATGTGCCCttccgtaatgttttattattatttaaaaaaaatcagattAGTATTGGGGtcaataaacctaatgccaagtgggctaaattctaaaTCATAAAAAAGATTTGTAAATGGACCTATATTGGAATCGGTATGTGTTTacaatttaaaaataaataaataaataacatatatatatcggattttttttttaaatttgcgtgcccctcgaaatcacgggccttgtgcggaggtcctccccgcacaccatcataGCCGCTACTGATTGTTATCATAGTTTTAAAAAACGGCTGAGGCGTGCGCCTCAAGGCGTGCCTCGAGGCGAAACGCCCAAAAAACGattctgaggcgcgcctcaggggGTTTATGTTGTACGTGCGCCTTagaggggctgaggcgctaaa
Above is a window of Helianthus annuus cultivar XRQ/B chromosome 14, HanXRQr2.0-SUNRISE, whole genome shotgun sequence DNA encoding:
- the LOC110908521 gene encoding probable voltage-gated potassium channel subunit beta, which translates into the protein MQYKNLGRSGLKVSQISYGAWVTFGNQIDVKEAKTLLQCCRDHGVNFFDNAEVYANGRAEEIMGQAIRELGWKRSDVVISTKIFWGGPGPNDKGLSRKHIIEGTKASLKRLDMEYVDLIYCHRPDSSTPIEETVRAMNYVINKGWAFYWGTSEWSAQQITEACEIAKRLGLVGPIVEQPEYNMISRHKVENEYLPLYTNYGIGLTTWSPLASGVLTGKYNSGVPADSRFALENYKSLASRSLVDDVLKKVRNLKPIADELNVPMSQLAIAWCAANPNVSSVITGATKESQIQENMKAIDVIPKLTPEVMEKIEAVILTKPKRPESFR
- the LOC110908520 gene encoding E3 ubiquitin-protein ligase RNF6 isoform X2, whose protein sequence is MDMDFMDIDQIEEVPDTPERFITTYDKSNTDGNNSGNHSNGSSSCRVIDRDHFNQKLRNEPREKGKSVAFNGSRRLFVRADNFNSSPGTSFGKSPSSKNVVPTVEHPHHDKGKTSSNSSSFVDLTEQNGRNHVYGLNNAIKLGPKSDNGKRVAFGAQQKAENGSSSSVITPSRVNRHIRFVKNGCISPLNIAKTKPVAEKDDISTGAHTVSDGPSSKVDIKDIISEAKDAHRLKGKGVSHHPISLENSDPRNTHLSQRRPVVLKEATNANKDSKGWITTHGNTRKVDPTSVNSDQNIARGKSASSSVNGQLKNGKVHADLRNGSTSSSFNNHFDDLERAQFTKRQKEGVGSSNIREEDAVYVNNADVASSSLNAGPSSSRSIRNKNRRGAGSSDQAIVIEELSHEGRNKGSSSNEDSTVRALQLEADERLARELQEQLYNESPAGFGVDEMDSHHALAMAMQQERSLHARGRGRGRGRGRSTSHARSSSSRSVLSNRTQTSSSTILARMRGRFPGRPRTISTRSSIFPSNMDVDMRMHILEALEAFNDMEFPNNLFQVGREFNENDYEMLLALDDNNHQHGGATNAQINNLPQSTVQAENLQECAICLEAPNVGETIRHLPCLHKFHKDCIDEWLRRKTSCPVCKSSVT
- the LOC110908520 gene encoding E3 ubiquitin-protein ligase RNF6 isoform X1, with product MDMDFMDIDQIEEVPDTPERFITTYDKSNTDGNNSGNHSNGSSSCRVIDRDHFNQKLRNEPREKGKSVAFNGSRRLFVRADNFNSSPGTSFGKSPSSKNVVPTVEHPHHDKGKTSSNSSSFVDLTEQNGRNHVYGLNNAIKLGPKSDNGKRVAFGAQQKAENGSSSSVITPSRVNRHIRFVKNGCISPLNIAKTKPVAEKDDISTGAHTVSDGPSSKVDIKDIISEAKDAHRLKGKGVSHHPISLENSDPRNTHLSQRRPVVLKEATNANKDSKGWITTHGNTRKVDPTSVNSDQNIARGKSASSSVNGQLKNGKVHADLRNGSTSSSFNNHFDDLERAQFTKRQKEGVGSSNIREEDAVYVNNADVASSSLNAGPSSSRSIRNKNRRGAGSSDQAIVIEELSHEGRNKGSSSNEDSTVRALQLEADERLARELQEQLYNESPAGFGVDEMDSHHALAMAMQQERSLHARGRGRGRGRGRSTSHARSSSSRSVLSNRTQTSSSTILARMRGRFPGRPRTISTRSSIFPSNMDVDMRMHILEALEAFNDMELPNNLFNDMEFPNNLFQVGREFNENDYEMLLALDDNNHQHGGATNAQINNLPQSTVQAENLQECAICLEAPNVGETIRHLPCLHKFHKDCIDEWLRRKTSCPVCKSSVT